The nucleotide sequence GCAGTTGCAGAATTTGGAAGTGTTTGCAGAATTGACAGGCAGTTGCGACCCATTAGCCGGAGTCCTCACCATTCCAGCCTTGCTGATGTCATGATTCTATCTATCCAGATAACAGGCGTCCATGAACTCCTCAAAATGTTCAAGTAGATGAACTAACCATAAATTAAGTTCTATGTAGCAGTGCTGAATCATTGCCATCCATCCCTTGCAGACCCGTTGCCGCCACAGAGAACTCAATCAGTACCGGGCATTGACCAGGACTGTTCGGCTCAAACGCTATGGCGGCAAGTGCTCAGTCCCTGAATTCCCCATCCAGGCCCAGGGATTTCAGTTTGCTAACACTCCCGCAACCGCGTCAGTGCCACGACCAGATCATCCACGGCACTGCGCATTGCCGATACCGAACCATCGGGTTGATTCACCAGGATGCTAAAGACCAGCGGCGGATAATTGGGTGGAGAGAGATAGCCTGAGAGTGCTACTACTCCTGATATGTAGCCAGTTTTAGCCGCAACCCTCCTTTCTGCTGGGGTATGGCGAAACCGCCGCTTTAGTGTGCCACTGTCGCCTGCGATCGCCAGCGTGTTGCGAAAAGCCTGAGCCTCTTCCGGGGCACTGGTCATGGTTTGCAGAGTTTGCACCAATGCCGCTGCACTGGCCCGGTTGCGGTCTGCCAGTCCCGACCCATCAACCATCTGGTAGCCGTTGGGATTAACTCCCCGGGCTGCCAGGATCGCTTTCACCGCTGCAACGCCACTGGCGGTGGCATTCCCATTGTCGGGAGACTGCACTTTACCCAGGGTTTTCAGGAGAGCCTCCGCATAAACATTGTTACTCTCCAGATTGGTTTCAATAATCAGTTCCCGCAGTAAGGGAGATTCCACTGCCGCCAGTTCAATTTCCCCAGGTGGAGCTGGTGTGGTTTTGACCACTGTTGCGCTGGCAACTGCAATGCCTGCCTTTTCCAGGGCAGCCCGGAACTTTTGCACCAGATAATTTCCAGGGTTAGGGACAGAAACAGACGTAGACTCTGGCTCAGAACCTGCCCGCAGTTGAGCCTCGATCAGCATTGCTGTTTGATTCCCAATTCGATAAGCACTGACAAACTCTTCACCGGTGGCTGGAACCGTCACCGAGCGATTGGTAACCCGCCACTGGCTGGCATCGGCAGGGTCATCCCACTGAATGCGTAAGGGTTGACCAACGCGCTGCGGAAAGAGCATCAACCCGACCCCATTCTGGTTCAAAATCAGACTATTGACTGCCGCACCATAGCCTGTCAGGGTATGCTCCCGTTTCCAGTTCGGGTTGATGGCATCCCCGCGAAAGTAGGTGTCATCTCCAATCAACTGATTGACCTGACGAATTCCTTTCTGGCTTAACTGCTGCGCCAGCCTATGCAGATGAGCCGATGTCAGACTGGGATCTCCCCGACCAATAATTCTGAGGGTTTCTACGGTTGGCGACTCCCGATCGCCCATCACCGGGGTACGAATTTGATAGTGCTGCCCCAGCCGGATCAGGGCAGCCGCAGTTGTGAATAATTTGCTGTTGGAAGCGGGAATCAACAGGGTGGATGGATTGCGGGCAAATAGGGTTTGGCGATGGTCTGGATAGGCCGATAGGGTCTGGACTAGGACGCCCCAGCGGGCATTTCTGACCGCCGGGCGGTTGAGGATGGGAGCGATCGCCCCATTCAACTGGGCTGGACACAGTCCTGCCCTTTGCACCCCCTGAGCAAGGGCATCGGCAGAGCTGAACATACCCGCCAGCATCAGAGAGGTGATTGCCGTTGCCAGTCGTGGAATGAATCGGATAGCCATGTTGATCCATTTTCGGTTTATAGCGGTAGCCATGCAGGTTACAACAAGTTAGCAATTGCTCACCCTTGAAAAGGGCTATAGTGTCTGAAATTGCAAAACCCGCTGTAGCTGGATTTGAATCGACTCAGAACGGTGCAGGAGTTTGTAACCCAGGTCATAGACTGCCCGTTCCAGGAGATAGTTATCTAACAGTACTTTAAGTTCCTGGTGGTTTTCAGGGAGGAAAGAATCCTGACGGGCCGTTTTCAGGTAGGCATTTAAGAAGGCGGCGCTGACCCAACTCTCCCATAACTGCGCCCATTGCTCCATTCGGAGAAATTGATCAGCGTGAATAAATCCGTTTTCAACTTCGTTTTGGAGGGCGTAACTGGCAGCGTAGTAAAAGGACTGCAACATTCCTGCCACATCTCGCAGAGGCGATCGCTTCATTCGGCGTTCATTCACATTACGGGTGGATTCCCCTTCAAAATCAATGATGAAAAAGTCTTTGCCGGTGTAGAGGATCTGCCCCAGATGATAATCGCCATGATAGCGGGTCCGCAGGGCAGTGATTTTTTGATCCAGAATTAACCGGAAGCGTTCCAGATAGTCCTGGTGATGATTCAACACAATTTGAGCCAGGGGCTTTTCATCCGGTAGCAGGGAGTTGAGGCGTTCTTTTAACAATAAAAAGACTTGCCCGACCAGATTGCGGGAGTACTGATAAATCGATCGCTGATAAAACGAGGTAAACGGTTCCGGGGCAAAGTCAGGATCCTCTGGATCCGATGCCAGGGCAACATGCAGTTCAGCAGTGCGCTGCCCTAATAACTGCACGTTTGCCAGATAGGAGCCAATCCTGTGAGAGGCAAATAACCGGGCGGCAACGCCTTCTGAAGGATCAGTCCCATAATGGGTGGCAGCCGCGAGCAGGGTTCCAGTTTCTCCAGGTGTCCGGGCGGGGGAGTCGTCTCCTGGCAGATCTTCGTCAAAGACTGCCTGTAACTCCAGTAAGGGCATTGAGGGAACAGGCACTTCAGCCACTTCGGCTGGCTGCATGGCGACGTGTTCAAAGTAGTCTCGCAGGCTATCCAGAGTGTAGTCCCAGGTGTTGCGGGCATCGGCAATGTATTGTTGTAGAATACCGACGGTGATGGAAGCGGCTTGGGAGGGGTGGTATTCCAGGTATCCAGCTATGGAGGTGATATGTTCAAACCGATGCTGCCGATCTAGAAACCGTCGAATTTCCAGGTCCGGGTTAATCCCAGTCTCGGCTTTGCGAAACAGTTTCAAAATCAATTGGGGCGAGGTTCCGCTTCTGGTCGCATCGCAATAAACGATGGAGGTATTGCTATGCCTTCCGGTTACAGGGGAGGGTTCAACCTGGAGGTTACCGCCACTGAGGGGTTCAAATAATTCGGTTGCTGTGACAGTAAGTTCCCCGGAGAGACCTCGATAGGTCTGGTTGTGGGCAGTGGCTTCCAGGATGGCCACCAGGAAACACCGGTCGGCGATCGCATCAAACAAAACCGCCACATTATCGCTACCAGTGGTTCGTAAACGTGCAACCACTGCCTGGGGAGTTTCGGTCAAAAGCTGGATGGCATTTTCGTCCCGGGCATAGCTCAAATATAGCCAGTAGGTCTGTGGATCACCCTGGATGTAATCGACGTGCAGACGGACCATGAATGCCTGCCGATTTTTGTAGGGAATGGCGATCGTCTCTGTAATGGTGGCAGTTTGAACCGTGCGGGTTCTGCCCCCAAACCAGTGGAACTGGCACAGGTAATCAGGTAGCCAGGACTCCAATTTGCCTTTCAAGTCAGGTTGGGAGAAGACCGACGGCCATGCATCCCCCACGACCAGGGTTGGAATGTCTACCGGGGGGGATGACGCCAGGGAATCGGGTTGCAGTTTCAGCGTAAACCAGTAAAAGGCATAGGGTCCAATGCTGAGGAAGTAGGGCGTGTCGGTGATCTCTGGAAACTCGGTACGACCAGAGATTTCCACGGGCACCCGTCCTTGCAGGCTGCCCAGGTCCAGCCTGACCGTTTGTACAAAACGGGATAGATTTGCCACGACCAGAATTTGCTCATCCCCATAGGTACGGATGAAGGCAATCACTTTGCGGTTATCTGAATGGAGCAGGTGAAAATCACCCAGTCCCAATGCCTGAAACCGCTTGCGGGTAGCAATCAACCGTTTCATGGAATTGAGCAGGGAATTGGGATTTGCCCGCTGGGCTTCGACGTTCACAGTGTTGTAGTGGTATTCCGAATCCACAATCAGGGGCAGGTAAAGCCGATGGGGATTGGCACGGCTGAAGCCCGCATTACGATCCGGACTCCACTGCATTGGGGTGCGAACTCCGTTGCGATCGCCCACGTAGACGTTATCCCCCATACCAATTTCATCGCCGTAATAGAGAACAGGGGTTCCCGGCAGGGACAGCAGCAGACTGTTGAGGAGTTCAATCTGACGGCGATCGTTGCCCAGCAGCGGTGCTAACCGCCGCCGAATTCCCAGATTCAACCGCATTTCGGGGTCTTCCGCATAGACCCGGTACATATAGTCCCGGTCTTCATCGGTGACCATTTCCAGCGTGAGTTCATCATGGTTACGCAGAAACAGCCCCCACTGGCAGTTATCGGGAATCGGTGGGGTTTGCTGCAAAATGTCCACAATTGGAAAGTTATCTTCCATCCGCAGTGCCATAAACAGGCGCGGCATC is from Leptothermofonsia sichuanensis E412 and encodes:
- the dacB gene encoding D-alanyl-D-alanine carboxypeptidase/D-alanyl-D-alanine endopeptidase, giving the protein MATAINRKWINMAIRFIPRLATAITSLMLAGMFSSADALAQGVQRAGLCPAQLNGAIAPILNRPAVRNARWGVLVQTLSAYPDHRQTLFARNPSTLLIPASNSKLFTTAAALIRLGQHYQIRTPVMGDRESPTVETLRIIGRGDPSLTSAHLHRLAQQLSQKGIRQVNQLIGDDTYFRGDAINPNWKREHTLTGYGAAVNSLILNQNGVGLMLFPQRVGQPLRIQWDDPADASQWRVTNRSVTVPATGEEFVSAYRIGNQTAMLIEAQLRAGSEPESTSVSVPNPGNYLVQKFRAALEKAGIAVASATVVKTTPAPPGEIELAAVESPLLRELIIETNLESNNVYAEALLKTLGKVQSPDNGNATASGVAAVKAILAARGVNPNGYQMVDGSGLADRNRASAAALVQTLQTMTSAPEEAQAFRNTLAIAGDSGTLKRRFRHTPAERRVAAKTGYISGVVALSGYLSPPNYPPLVFSILVNQPDGSVSAMRSAVDDLVVALTRLREC
- the treS gene encoding maltose alpha-D-glucosyltransferase; the encoded protein is MQNDALWFKNALIYEVPVRAFADSNGDGIGDFKGLTGKLGYLQDLGITAVWILPFFPSPLRDDGYDIADYTNVNPIYGTLDDFKEFLEAAHQRGIRVIIELIVNHTSDQHPWFQRARKAPKGSPERDFYVWSDTPDKYRETRIIFQDFESSNWTWDPLAQSYYWHRFYAHQPDLNYDNPAVRQAVFEVLDFWLSMGVDGLRMDAVPYLYEREGTNCENLPETHAFLKQMRRYVDDRYPNRMLLAEANQWPEDAAAYYGDGDECHMNFHFPLMPRLFMALRMEDNFPIVDILQQTPPIPDNCQWGLFLRNHDELTLEMVTDEDRDYMYRVYAEDPEMRLNLGIRRRLAPLLGNDRRQIELLNSLLLSLPGTPVLYYGDEIGMGDNVYVGDRNGVRTPMQWSPDRNAGFSRANPHRLYLPLIVDSEYHYNTVNVEAQRANPNSLLNSMKRLIATRKRFQALGLGDFHLLHSDNRKVIAFIRTYGDEQILVVANLSRFVQTVRLDLGSLQGRVPVEISGRTEFPEITDTPYFLSIGPYAFYWFTLKLQPDSLASSPPVDIPTLVVGDAWPSVFSQPDLKGKLESWLPDYLCQFHWFGGRTRTVQTATITETIAIPYKNRQAFMVRLHVDYIQGDPQTYWLYLSYARDENAIQLLTETPQAVVARLRTTGSDNVAVLFDAIADRCFLVAILEATAHNQTYRGLSGELTVTATELFEPLSGGNLQVEPSPVTGRHSNTSIVYCDATRSGTSPQLILKLFRKAETGINPDLEIRRFLDRQHRFEHITSIAGYLEYHPSQAASITVGILQQYIADARNTWDYTLDSLRDYFEHVAMQPAEVAEVPVPSMPLLELQAVFDEDLPGDDSPARTPGETGTLLAAATHYGTDPSEGVAARLFASHRIGSYLANVQLLGQRTAELHVALASDPEDPDFAPEPFTSFYQRSIYQYSRNLVGQVFLLLKERLNSLLPDEKPLAQIVLNHHQDYLERFRLILDQKITALRTRYHGDYHLGQILYTGKDFFIIDFEGESTRNVNERRMKRSPLRDVAGMLQSFYYAASYALQNEVENGFIHADQFLRMEQWAQLWESWVSAAFLNAYLKTARQDSFLPENHQELKVLLDNYLLERAVYDLGYKLLHRSESIQIQLQRVLQFQTL